The following coding sequences are from one Triticum aestivum cultivar Chinese Spring chromosome 5A, IWGSC CS RefSeq v2.1, whole genome shotgun sequence window:
- the LOC123105902 gene encoding zinc finger protein CONSTANS-LIKE 4 isoform X1, with protein MMKMFFQEDAPQPDEQLRIEGISSPIAAHILDFCDDGLGDNLLAAVTSTSGPFAASSEDVSSSSTATPPLCSYSDDIPEMPFSPLPCFDSTLSALLEEEQNACPETELIPPINETLAAPGYYQAAAGEASIEQFGQSRLPQSSDPLLAMQMSSTAPISMPLAPGCDEECLTAALARGYMSLDGALYPQTGAMIPSYNTEASKVGFFNGNSANSNGMVVLDMSDIGEYQRMMEGEGLTRTYSDTDSMKGAYSNTAEMQNGGNNQDLINGCNGSPPTLPPTETSGLEDSTFKVVRLSAEQRKEKIHRYIKKRNERNFSKKIKYACRKTLADSRPRVRGRFAKNDELCEATRSSSQNHEQYGQIAGADGENMLDSSDILAHLSGINNYSYKYNCTIESWI; from the exons GAGGGGATCTCAAGCCCCATAGCTGCTCACATACTTGATTTCTGTGATGACGGCCTGGGTGATAACCTCCTTGCTGCAGTGACCTCTACCTCCGGCCCGTTTGCTGCCTCCTCTGAGGATGTTTCATCCTCCTCCACTGCCACCCCTCCTCTCTGCAGCTACAGCGATGACATCCCAGAAATGCCCTTCTCCCCGTTACCCTGCTTTGACTCTACTCTCTCAgccctactcgaggaagagcaaaACGCGTGCCCTGAAACCGAGCTCATTCCCCCGATCAACGAGACACTTGCAGCACCAGGATACTATCAAGCTGCGGCCGGAGAGGCCAGCATAGAGCAATTCGGCCAATCACGGCTTCCCCAGAGTTCTGATCCCTTGCTGGCAATGCAAATGAGCAGCACTGCACCTATCTCTATGCCTCTTGCTCCAGGGTGTGATGAAGAGTGCCTCACGGCGGCACTAGCCAGAGGGTACATGAGCCTGGATGGTGCCCTGTATCCGCAAACAGGAGCAATGATCCCGAGTTACAACACAGAGGCATCAAAAGTAGGATTCTTCAATGGTAATAGTGCTAATAGCAATGGTATGGTGGTGTTAGATATGAGTGACATCGGTGAGTATCAGAGGATGATGGAAGGTGAAGGACTGACCAGAACATATAGCGACACAGATTCCATGAAGGGGGCTTACAGCAACACTGCAGAGATGCAG AATGGGGGGAACAACCAAGACCTGATAAATGGATGCAACGGAAGCCCACCAACATTACCTCCAACAGAAACCTCAGGCTTAGAAGATTCCACCTTCAAAGTTGTGCGTCTTTCAGCTGAACAGAGGAAGGAAAAGATCCACAGGTACATAAAGAAAAGGAATGAGAGGAACTTCAGCAAGAAAATAAAG TATGCTTGCAGAAAAACTTTAGCAGATAGCAGGCCCCGGGTCCGTGGAAGGTTTGCAAAGAACGATGAACTTTGTGAAGCAACAAGATCAAGCTCCCAAAATCATGAACAGTACGGACAGATT GCGGGTGCAGATGGAGAAAACATGCTTGACTCGTCCGATATTCTGGCACATTTGAGTGGGATAAACAACTACAGCTATAAGTATAATTGTACCATTGAATCATGGATATGA
- the LOC123105902 gene encoding zinc finger protein CONSTANS-LIKE 4 isoform X2, which translates to MLPDDDCITEGISSPIAAHILDFCDDGLGDNLLAAVTSTSGPFAASSEDVSSSSTATPPLCSYSDDIPEMPFSPLPCFDSTLSALLEEEQNACPETELIPPINETLAAPGYYQAAAGEASIEQFGQSRLPQSSDPLLAMQMSSTAPISMPLAPGCDEECLTAALARGYMSLDGALYPQTGAMIPSYNTEASKVGFFNGNSANSNGMVVLDMSDIGEYQRMMEGEGLTRTYSDTDSMKGAYSNTAEMQNGGNNQDLINGCNGSPPTLPPTETSGLEDSTFKVVRLSAEQRKEKIHRYIKKRNERNFSKKIKYACRKTLADSRPRVRGRFAKNDELCEATRSSSQNHEQYGQIAGADGENMLDSSDILAHLSGINNYSYKYNCTIESWI; encoded by the exons GAGGGGATCTCAAGCCCCATAGCTGCTCACATACTTGATTTCTGTGATGACGGCCTGGGTGATAACCTCCTTGCTGCAGTGACCTCTACCTCCGGCCCGTTTGCTGCCTCCTCTGAGGATGTTTCATCCTCCTCCACTGCCACCCCTCCTCTCTGCAGCTACAGCGATGACATCCCAGAAATGCCCTTCTCCCCGTTACCCTGCTTTGACTCTACTCTCTCAgccctactcgaggaagagcaaaACGCGTGCCCTGAAACCGAGCTCATTCCCCCGATCAACGAGACACTTGCAGCACCAGGATACTATCAAGCTGCGGCCGGAGAGGCCAGCATAGAGCAATTCGGCCAATCACGGCTTCCCCAGAGTTCTGATCCCTTGCTGGCAATGCAAATGAGCAGCACTGCACCTATCTCTATGCCTCTTGCTCCAGGGTGTGATGAAGAGTGCCTCACGGCGGCACTAGCCAGAGGGTACATGAGCCTGGATGGTGCCCTGTATCCGCAAACAGGAGCAATGATCCCGAGTTACAACACAGAGGCATCAAAAGTAGGATTCTTCAATGGTAATAGTGCTAATAGCAATGGTATGGTGGTGTTAGATATGAGTGACATCGGTGAGTATCAGAGGATGATGGAAGGTGAAGGACTGACCAGAACATATAGCGACACAGATTCCATGAAGGGGGCTTACAGCAACACTGCAGAGATGCAG AATGGGGGGAACAACCAAGACCTGATAAATGGATGCAACGGAAGCCCACCAACATTACCTCCAACAGAAACCTCAGGCTTAGAAGATTCCACCTTCAAAGTTGTGCGTCTTTCAGCTGAACAGAGGAAGGAAAAGATCCACAGGTACATAAAGAAAAGGAATGAGAGGAACTTCAGCAAGAAAATAAAG TATGCTTGCAGAAAAACTTTAGCAGATAGCAGGCCCCGGGTCCGTGGAAGGTTTGCAAAGAACGATGAACTTTGTGAAGCAACAAGATCAAGCTCCCAAAATCATGAACAGTACGGACAGATT GCGGGTGCAGATGGAGAAAACATGCTTGACTCGTCCGATATTCTGGCACATTTGAGTGGGATAAACAACTACAGCTATAAGTATAATTGTACCATTGAATCATGGATATGA